TTTTGGAACATAGATCTTGGATGCAAAGTTAGAAACCTCTCCACAACATGAGCAGGAACTCCCTCTTTCATTAAAGCATCAACATTTGGTTGCAATAGAATCTTGATATTGCTACTCAATAACCATGGTGCGCGCTTCACAGCCACAAGCAATTTGTCATCACTATCTAAAAACAACCTCAAGAACTGAACAGACGGTTTGATTCGGGAAACTAAAGACATTTCCAATATATGCGGATTAGACAAAATGATCCGGGGAAGTAGCTCACCTTCAAAGCCAATTTTGTCGAGGTACTCAAATTTGGGTTTGAGATTGTCGTGAATTCTGCAACTGAGAACTCGAGGCAATTTCACAATTAATTGAGCGACATGGCTATCGCTGAAATGATGAGATTTGAGGAGTTGAAGTACAGATTGAGGGTTTTGTGGAGTCTTGTCGTTGAGCTGAAACTTGTTGGAGACAGATAGAGCTGATTTTAACGAAAGGCCACATGAATTGATGAGGAAATCAACATTAAACGATGGTGAAGAAGTTGCGGCGGTGGGTAATGGTGGACCAGAAGAATGAAGAAAACGTAATCGAATGTGAGGGAACATGACATTTCTAATGACTTTATTAGCCATTAATGCGAATTCAGAAGCTAAGAAATGAGAATGGATAAGGATCTAAGGCAGAAACTAGGGTTCAGCTCAGCCACCCTCTTCCTATTCAATTTCAGGATGGTAATTTAAGATTTGAATAAGGTTGTAACTTAACGGCATGAAAGAAATAGATAGAAGTAGTTGTTTAGAATGACAGAATTGCAGAAACAGATAGAAATACGATGACAGATAGAAGAATCTTGTTTAGGGCGACAGAATTTCAGAAACAATTATGGGAAGACGAAGTTTGAAGGAGGCTATGAGTGAGAGAAAGGGAACCACCGAATTAAATTTAGGTATCTGATACCGTGTAAAACCTAAAGCCTAATTGTTAAGTATTTGTGAGTAATAATTTAGGCTTAATTAGACCTGTACATGAGTCCGGTACTCGTCCGGTCTGCTCAGATCCGTATCTTTTAGGTCGGAttttgataacttgctggatccgttttgatgttctttgccggagttacct
The window above is part of the Euphorbia lathyris chromosome 3, ddEupLath1.1, whole genome shotgun sequence genome. Proteins encoded here:
- the LOC136223609 gene encoding transcription termination factor MTERF8, chloroplastic-like isoform X3 translates to MANKVIRNVMFPHIRLRFLHSSGPPLPTAATSSPSFNVDFLINSCGLSLKSALSVSNKFQLNDKTPQNPQSVLQLLKSHHFSDSHVAQLIVKLPRVLSCRIHDNLKPKFEYLDKIGFEGELLPRIILSNPHILEMSLVSRIKPSVQFLRLFLDSDDKLLVAVKRAPWLLSSNIKILLQPNVDALMKEGVPAHVVERFLTLHPRSMFQNPENLINAVNTLKNLGFETTDTMFIHAFRVMVQMSESTWKKKIEVMKSMGFSEEDILKTFKRFPQFLAYSEENIRKTLNFYFNTMKLELETIIVNPALLGYSIEKRVRPRYHVLKVLESKKLIKGIKEIVFIKIVENNFLEKYIDQFIDEVPSLLEFYLGMKEGKSLVLDLEELVVA
- the LOC136223609 gene encoding transcription termination factor MTERF8, chloroplastic-like isoform X4, which translates into the protein MANKVIRNVMFPHIRLRFLHSSGPPLPTAATSSPSFNVDFLINSCGLSLKSALSVSNKFQLNDKTPQNPQSVLQLLKSHHFSDSHVAQLIVKLPRVLSCRIHDNLKPKFEYLDKIGFEGELLPRIILSNPHILEMSLVSRIKPSVQFLRLFLDSDDKLLVAVKRAPWLLSSNIKILLQPNVDALMKEGVPAHVVERFLTLHPRSMFQNPENLINAVNTLKNLGFETTDTMFIHAFRVMVQMSESTWKKKIEVMKSMGFSEEDILKTFKRFPQFLAYSEENIRKTLNFYFNTMKLELETIIVNPALLGYSIEKRVRPRYHVLKVLESKKLIKGIKEIVFIKIVENNFLEKYIDQFIDEVPSLLEFYLGMKEGKSLVLDLEEGAN
- the LOC136223609 gene encoding transcription termination factor MTERF8, chloroplastic-like isoform X5, which produces MANKVIRNVMFPHIRLRFLHSSGPPLPTAATSSPSFNVDFLINSCGLSLKSALSVSNKFQLNDKTPQNPQSVLQLLKSHHFSDSHVAQLIVKLPRVLSCRIHDNLKPKFEYLDKIGFEGELLPRIILSNPHILEMSLVSRIKPSVQFLRLFLDSDDKLLVAVKRAPWLLSSNIKILLQPNVDALMKEGVPAHVVERFLTLHPRSMFQNPENLINAVNTLKNLGFETTDTMFIHAFRVMVQMSESTWKKKIEVMKSMGFSEEDILKTFKRFPQFLAYSEENIRKTLNFYFNTMKLELETIIVNPALLGYSIEKRVRPRYHVLKVLESKKLIKGIKEIVFIKIVENNFLEKYIDQFIDEVPSLLEFYLGMKEGKSLVLDLEEVL